The Chiloscyllium punctatum isolate Juve2018m chromosome 29, sChiPun1.3, whole genome shotgun sequence region acaaacccaccagcacactaaaacagcagctaatgaatttgaCATTATCTAGACAAtaagcaaaacaaatgtcatttacaaagtaccttgcaaggactgtaacaaacactgcattggacaaacaggcagaaagctagccgccagggtacatgaacatcaactagccacaaaatgacatgaccctctctcacgagtatccttacatacagataaggaaggacaccattttgactgggacaacgcattcatcctaggacaagccaaacagagacacgcacgagaattcctagaagcatggcattccaactggaactctatcagcaaacacatcgacttggaccccatttaccaccttctgaggaaaagaacagaaaaatgacatcactgcaggaaatgacatcacccacccaaggaaacctaaacacacaaatagaaagtgggtcattaataccagcgcttcactggaggctcactgatgatgttacctaatatggtgacgaaacgtccgaaagcgaaccttccagctcagtgagaaaACTTACACCCAGATTCTCATCGCTGTTTAGAGATCCATTCTAGTTCTCATGCCAACCCGTCACACCCCTGTAACCTCCTGCAGGCCTTGAAgtgccagtcaaaaacagccacctagttattctcatcccattttccagcacttggcattGCATTGCATTTCCTCCCGGGgtctctgcacccccccccccccccccaagtttcACAATTCCCCAGTTTTAATGGCTTCAACATCAGTGCCTGGGTCCTGGATTCGGGAATCGAGTCTCTAAACCTCTGCTCCACTTCTGTCAATTCTTTTAAGATGCTGCTTAGAAACCTGTGTCTTTGATCGAGTGTCTGGCCACCCTGTGCCTATATCGCATGGAGTTCAGTATCAAATTTTATTTTATGGAAcaaagaatattacagcacaggaacaggcccttcgctccTTCCAGCCTGCGCCTATTCCAATCCTCTGTcttaaacctgtcgcctattccctctcaccttgaacttgtgacccctagtaattgaggcccccatcctggggaaaaagctttttgctgtccaccctgtctataccccttATCTGAGTGTTCTATCTCTGGTCAGGCAAGCAtgacaaacgccttcttcactatcctacctacctgcgactccactttcaaggagctatgaacctgcactccaagatctctttgttcagagagcagaaattcctcctcacttcAGCCTTAAATTGGCACCTTATTCtcagactgtgccctctggtcctagacttccCCCATGAGTAGGGAGTATCCCCCTGATCAATAATCAGAGTCTTTGCCTCATTACGTTAAGCCTCGGGATGCGATTCGGTTATTAGTTCAGCTGTCGGTTTGGTCATAGAATTGGCTTCAAAGTGGAACGAGCCAAGACTATTGAGACCTCAGTGATGGAATACTTTCCCCTCatttcccacccctcccccccaaccccctcctctGCAGGGTTTGGGATGGCCACCCCAGTGACCATTGGCGGGAGAGTCTTCCTGATTTTCTACGGATTGGTGGGCTGCGCTGCCACCATTTTGTTCTTCAACCTCTTCCTGGAGCGGATCATCACGCTGTTGGCCTACATCCTGCGCTGGTTCCATGAGAGGAGGATACAGAGGGCCGGCCCTTCCGGCCTCTTGGAATGCCGACGGGACTCCAGCCCCTCGGGGGAGGTGGACAGCCTGGATGACTGGAAGCCTTCCGTCTACTATGTCATGGCCATTCTCGGGGGAGCATCGCTGCTCATCTCCTGTTGCGCGTCCGCCATGTACGCTCCCGTGGAGGGCTGGAGCTACGCCGAGTCGCTGTACTTCTGCTTCGTCACCTTCAGCACCATCGGCTTCGGCGATCTGGTGAGCAGCCAGAGGGCCACCTACACCAACCAAACCCTCTACCGGGCAGGGAACTTCCTCCTCATCCTGGCGGGTGTCTGCTGCCTCTACTCCTTGTTCAACGTCTCCTCCATCGTCATCAAGCAGTTCCTCAACTGGATCCTGAAGAGGATGGAGTGCCGGGGTTGCTGGCGGTGCCCGGGCAAGAGAAGGGCCGGGCCTCACTGCAACGCTGTCCACCCAGTGCTGCCGAAGACCAGGCCGCACGCCGTCTCCGTGGAGACCGTGTGCGACAGCGAGACTGACGGCCGCCGGATGTCGGGCGAGATGATATCCGTCAAAGACTTCTTGGCCTCCAACAAGGTCTCCTTGGCCATAATGCAGAAGCAACTCTCCGAGACCGCCAACGGAGGCCCCAGGCAGAGCCACTCTCGGTTCAACGGCTTCTCTCGGGGTGTGGGGGCCCTGGCCATCATGAACAATAGGTTGGCAGAGACCAGTGTGGACAGGTAACTCATGGGCAGAAGGACGTATCAGCTGTCTGTGTGGTCAAAGCGGCCGATTCACCTGCCCTTTACCTTTGTTACAGCAAAGGTCTGGTCAGGATTGTCCCTGACGATGCCCCGTGCAGGTTGGGCTACTGGCGCATGCCTAACATTGAAGGAACGGACAAAGGAGCTAGGCCCCAGGAAGAGCGCTCACTCCCACCTCCACCAGAGGGCAGTGGTCTCCCCAACTGGGACCCGTGCACCATGGGTAAACCAGAATAACTCAGGGTACCTGAAGGACAACAACtggactctatctctctctgtctctctctctgtctctctctctctcccccactctctctggacAAGGCCAACAACAACCACTTGCATTCATCCAACGCCCATCAGTGCGGTCAAACGTCTCAAGGAACGAGGTGCGGTGGAATCCGACACTGAGATCTCGTTAGGACGATGATGAGAAAGACGAAATCTGGTCATAGAGGAAGAGACGGAGAAAGGGAGTGGagcggggaggagagagtggggctcTGAGCGCTCAGCTACCAGTGACAGAGGGATTAAAACTGAAAGGTCAGCAACGGACAAGCACAGAGGCCACTTCCCTGATAGAGACAGTGACCCCCGGCTGATCCGGAATTCACTTTCCAGTCTGGGAACCACAAGAATCCGAAAAGTCTTCTAAAAGATATGACCAGACTGTGAAACGTCTCTGTAAACATTTCTACGGCTGTAAATAAACAATATTTCTCTTTGAATCGCTTGATTAATATGGTGCTATCCAACTGCAGCAATTGAAAAGTCAGCTTTTATTATTTTCTAAGGAAATATTTTCTTGTAGCATTCACCTTTGATATTAATCAAAGCATCGCCACTGGATGATACATTGAATTACAGAAAGCacaagcttttctgaaccctttcaggtttcaaaacatccttgtacatctttttttgaaccctttcaagtttcacaacatccttcctttagcagggagaccagaattgaatgcagtattccaaaggtggtctaaccaatgccctgtacagctgcaatatgacgtcccaattccaTTCACCCctttgctgtgccattcaatatgaaTGCGGCTGATTATCCAGCTCAGTCCCTGTTTCTGCTTTCATCCCCGTacaccttgatccctttagccctaagaactatatttaactccttctggtggcacggtggttagcactgctgcctcacagcgccagagacccgggttcaattcccgcctcaggcgactgactgtgtggagtttgcacgttctccccgtgtctgcgtgggtttcctccgggtgctccggtttcctcccacagtccaaagatgtgcaggtcaggtgaattggccatgctaaatttcccgcagtgttaggtaaggggtaaatgtaggggtatgggtgggttgcgcttcggcggggtggtgtggacttgttgggccgaagggcctgtttccacactgtaaagtaatctaatctaatcttcttgataacattcaatgttttgacctcaactgTTTTCGATGGCAGAGAATGTcgcagacccccccccccacgctctgggtgaagacataTCGCTCCATCTCCCTCCTACCCCCACATCGTTACCGTCAAAACCCCTGGCTCTGGTCTCGCTgctcattgggaacatccttcctgtgtcgTCCCTGCCTGGTCCTGTTAAGAGTTTTATAGGTTTACATGAGattcctcccccacccctcattcttctagaccctccccacccccagtgAACAaagtcccaccatcccaggaatcagtctgcatagaaagaaagaaattgcatgaatgcagcGCCTGCCAAAGCCTGAGGATGTCCCAAGGCACCTTACAAGATTGAGGAGCAGGCTGTTCCAAAGACAAACTTCCAATGAACGGAAATGACGAGATTTTGTGACCCGACTTGATTGTTAGTTGAGAGATGATTATTGATCAGGgtctgggttggggggagggaagggggagggcTGCTCATTTCTCCTAAAGCCGTGCTGTGGCGGAGGAAGAGGAACCTCCCGGAAGAGCAAGACAAGGAGGATTTTGCTAGTGCTCTGCTCAGATTTGTTTCCTTCAAATGACCGGACTGATAGGAACATACAGGAAAAGGTAACAGTAAAATTATCACATTCCTACCAGGccacagggctgctctctcattacagagagagagagatggctagTGGTGGTTTTACTACCTTAGGCAAGTGGGAGTGTGGTGGGGAagaaatgtggaagcaggccatttgggaTCTGTCCTCAAATCCGTATGATGTAATCTCAGTGC contains the following coding sequences:
- the LOC140454362 gene encoding potassium channel subfamily K member 13-like codes for the protein MGGSRASCCLALRLNEDNARFALLALFILLYLVSGAAVFSAIERPRELRAQTAWNRKLSNFTRCHNISLLELGAFLREYEEAIVTGIRVDSLRPRWDFTGAFYFVGTVVSTIGFGMATPVTIGGRVFLIFYGLVGCAATILFFNLFLERIITLLAYILRWFHERRIQRAGPSGLLECRRDSSPSGEVDSLDDWKPSVYYVMAILGGASLLISCCASAMYAPVEGWSYAESLYFCFVTFSTIGFGDLVSSQRATYTNQTLYRAGNFLLILAGVCCLYSLFNVSSIVIKQFLNWILKRMECRGCWRCPGKRRAGPHCNAVHPVLPKTRPHAVSVETVCDSETDGRRMSGEMISVKDFLASNKVSLAIMQKQLSETANGGPRQSHSRFNGFSRGVGALAIMNNRLAETSVDR